The following proteins are co-located in the Flavobacteriales bacterium genome:
- a CDS encoding tetratricopeptide repeat protein — protein MFCTFILVILGLGTTFAQEANDFISKGNKLYDEQKFGEAEMTYREGQESGADAFISGFNLGDALFKQERYEEAAGVFQTLPNLTDDKEQKAAAYHNLGNSFLKAEKYQESVDAFKQSLRNNPKDLDTKYNLAYAMRKLQKQQQDQQQNQDQNQDEKKDQDNKQDQQQNQDQKDQQKQEQPQPQEGQISKEDAERMLDALNQDEKQIRDRLEDEKKKKGVKVKIEKDW, from the coding sequence CTGTTCTGCACTTTCATTTTGGTTATCCTTGGTTTAGGAACTACGTTCGCCCAAGAAGCAAACGATTTCATCTCGAAGGGAAACAAGCTTTATGACGAGCAAAAATTCGGTGAGGCGGAAATGACCTACCGAGAAGGGCAGGAGTCTGGGGCCGATGCGTTTATTTCTGGGTTCAATTTGGGTGATGCGCTTTTTAAGCAGGAACGTTATGAAGAAGCTGCTGGCGTTTTCCAAACGTTACCGAATCTTACAGACGATAAGGAGCAGAAAGCGGCTGCGTATCATAACTTGGGCAACTCGTTCCTCAAAGCAGAGAAATACCAGGAAAGTGTGGATGCTTTCAAACAATCTCTGAGAAATAATCCGAAAGATCTGGATACGAAGTATAATTTGGCCTACGCAATGCGCAAGTTGCAGAAGCAACAGCAGGATCAGCAACAGAACCAAGATCAGAATCAGGACGAGAAGAAAGACCAGGACAATAAGCAAGATCAGCAGCAGAATCAAGATCAAAAGGATCAACAGAAGCAAGAGCAGCCACAGCCTCAGGAAGGTCAGATCTCAAAAGAAGATGCCGAGCGTATGTTAGATGCGCTGAATCAGGACGAAAAGCAGATCCGCGACCGATTGGAGGACGAGAAAAAGAAGAAAGGAGTGAAGGTGAAGATTGAAAAGGACTGGTGA
- a CDS encoding VWA domain-containing protein gives MFRFANEIWLYALLLVPALLVLFWMNASWRKKVMQQLGDLNVLETLIPTYSQNLPRWKRFLFTLALVFLVFGIANPQIGSKYEEVKREGFELMVCLDVSNSMLAEDLTPNRLERAKQAISRLIDRLKNDKIGIVVFAGDAYIQLPMTVDHSAAKLFLRSIDTDIVPTQGTAIGKAIQLAAGSFSDNTKANKSIIVITDGENHEDDALQQATAASEKGIKVYTIGIGSTDGTPIPIYKRGQMLGYRKDRAGNTVVTKLNETMLQQIAAAGDGTYVRANNSRTGLNALMDELEGMQREEFGSKMFTSYEDRFQYFIAAALILLLIELLLPSRKLKFLGDFSLFKNSNQSIS, from the coding sequence ATGTTCAGGTTTGCAAATGAAATATGGCTTTATGCGTTGCTGCTCGTTCCAGCGTTGCTTGTCCTTTTTTGGATGAATGCAAGCTGGCGCAAGAAAGTGATGCAGCAGCTTGGCGACCTGAATGTGCTCGAAACGCTCATCCCAACGTATTCCCAGAATCTACCACGTTGGAAAAGATTTTTGTTTACGCTGGCCCTTGTGTTTCTGGTGTTCGGAATTGCCAATCCTCAAATTGGTAGCAAGTACGAAGAAGTGAAACGGGAAGGATTTGAACTGATGGTCTGCTTGGATGTATCGAACAGTATGCTGGCCGAAGACCTTACTCCAAACCGTTTGGAGCGCGCCAAGCAGGCAATTTCGCGGTTGATCGACCGATTGAAGAACGACAAGATCGGTATTGTTGTCTTTGCGGGCGATGCCTACATTCAGCTTCCAATGACCGTGGATCATTCAGCGGCCAAGCTGTTTCTGCGTTCCATTGATACGGATATCGTTCCAACACAGGGAACCGCCATCGGCAAGGCCATTCAGTTGGCGGCAGGTTCGTTCAGCGACAACACAAAGGCCAATAAATCCATCATTGTCATTACTGATGGTGAAAACCACGAGGATGACGCCTTACAGCAGGCTACTGCGGCTTCGGAGAAGGGAATCAAGGTTTACACCATTGGCATCGGTTCAACAGACGGAACGCCTATTCCCATTTACAAACGCGGCCAGATGTTGGGCTACCGTAAAGACCGTGCTGGCAATACGGTGGTGACGAAATTGAACGAGACGATGCTTCAGCAGATTGCTGCTGCGGGAGATGGGACGTATGTTCGCGCCAACAACAGCAGAACGGGTTTGAATGCGCTGATGGACGAACTGGAAGGAATGCAACGTGAGGAGTTTGGCAGCAAGATGTTTACGAGCTATGAAGACCGTTTCCAGTATTTCATCGCGGCAGCGTTAATTCTATTGCTGATCGAACTGTTATTGCCATCGCGCAAGCTCAAATTCCTCGGAGATTTCAGTCTATTCAAGAACAGTAATCAGAGTATAAGTTGA
- a CDS encoding VWA domain-containing protein — protein MMSEITFKNPELFWLLLVLLPMVAYYVFRQSKNRVDFRYSNVNNIRGAESTIKSKLVHLPFALRMLAAALLIVVLARPQSSSSWQDVTTEGIDMVMALDISGSMLAEDFKPNRLEAAKKVAKTFIQSRPNDRIGLVVFAGESFTQCPLTTDHSVILNLFNDVKSGMLEDGTAIGMGLATSVKRLKDSEAISKVVILLTDGDNNSGSIAPLTAAEIAKEFGVRVYTIGVGTRGTAPYPQVDPFGRTVYTQMEVKINEELLTQIADMTGGHYFRATDNASLEDVYKEIDELEKSKIDVTEYRKRKEEYLPLAIAALLLLALEVLLKQTVLRSIV, from the coding sequence ATGATGTCGGAGATCACATTCAAGAATCCTGAGCTGTTCTGGCTGCTGCTGGTTCTGCTGCCAATGGTGGCGTATTATGTGTTCCGTCAATCCAAAAACCGTGTTGATTTTCGCTACTCGAACGTGAACAACATTCGTGGTGCGGAATCGACCATCAAATCGAAGCTGGTCCATCTTCCGTTCGCGCTGCGAATGTTGGCCGCGGCCTTGCTCATTGTGGTGCTGGCGCGGCCACAGTCGAGCAGCAGTTGGCAGGACGTGACCACCGAAGGAATTGATATGGTGATGGCGTTGGACATTTCGGGATCCATGTTGGCCGAAGATTTCAAACCGAACCGCTTGGAAGCTGCCAAGAAAGTGGCCAAGACCTTCATCCAAAGCCGACCGAACGACCGCATCGGGCTTGTGGTGTTTGCGGGTGAAAGTTTCACGCAATGTCCGCTGACCACCGATCATTCGGTCATCCTCAATCTTTTCAATGATGTGAAGAGCGGCATGCTCGAAGATGGTACCGCCATCGGCATGGGATTGGCAACTTCGGTAAAGCGACTGAAAGACAGTGAGGCCATCAGCAAAGTGGTGATTTTGCTTACGGATGGCGACAACAACTCAGGTTCGATAGCTCCGCTGACCGCAGCAGAGATCGCCAAGGAATTCGGAGTGCGCGTTTACACGATCGGTGTGGGAACAAGAGGTACAGCGCCCTATCCGCAGGTCGATCCATTCGGTAGAACGGTTTACACGCAGATGGAAGTGAAGATCAATGAAGAACTGTTGACCCAAATTGCCGACATGACGGGCGGTCATTACTTCCGTGCTACCGACAACGCCAGTTTGGAAGACGTGTACAAGGAAATTGATGAGCTGGAAAAATCGAAGATCGATGTAACGGAATACCGCAAGCGCAAGGAAGAATACCTGCCGCTGGCCATCGCGGCCTTGCTGTTGCTCGCTCTTGAAGTATTGTTGAAACAAACCGTGTTGCGAAGTATTGTCTGA
- a CDS encoding DUF58 domain-containing protein, producing the protein METSELLKRVRKIEIKTRGLSNQIFSGQYHSAFKGRGMAFSEVREYQMGDDVRTIDWNVTARSGVPYVKVFEEERELTVMLLVDVSGSGNFGSKVMLKRQLMTEICAVLSFSAIQNNDKVGIIFFSDKIEKFIPPKKGKSHILRIIRELIDFQPESKGTNLSEALRYLTNVVKKRSIAFLLTDFMDKDYSDALKLANKKHDLVAIRIFDQLEQEVPNVGLLPITDAETGEVIWLDTSNHETRTKLKASSLKFEAQLKETLMRAGVDMAEIRTDHSYVKPLLNLFKRRGAK; encoded by the coding sequence ATGGAAACGTCAGAGCTTTTAAAACGCGTACGTAAGATCGAGATCAAGACCCGTGGTCTGAGCAATCAGATCTTTTCGGGGCAGTATCACTCGGCTTTTAAAGGTCGTGGTATGGCGTTTTCGGAGGTTCGTGAATACCAGATGGGCGATGATGTACGGACCATTGACTGGAACGTAACTGCCAGGAGTGGAGTGCCTTACGTAAAAGTATTTGAAGAAGAGCGTGAATTAACGGTGATGCTTTTGGTCGATGTGAGCGGCTCGGGCAATTTCGGTTCGAAAGTGATGTTGAAGCGTCAACTGATGACCGAAATATGTGCGGTTCTTTCGTTCTCGGCCATTCAGAATAACGATAAGGTCGGTATCATTTTCTTCAGTGATAAGATCGAGAAGTTCATTCCGCCCAAAAAGGGAAAGAGTCACATTCTGCGCATTATCCGTGAGTTGATCGACTTCCAGCCAGAAAGCAAAGGCACCAACTTGAGCGAAGCATTGCGTTACCTCACCAATGTGGTCAAGAAGCGAAGCATTGCCTTTCTGCTCACCGATTTCATGGACAAGGATTATTCGGACGCATTGAAGTTGGCGAACAAGAAACATGACCTTGTGGCCATTCGCATTTTCGATCAGTTGGAGCAGGAAGTTCCGAATGTGGGGCTTTTGCCAATTACCGATGCGGAAACGGGCGAGGTCATCTGGCTCGATACTTCGAACCACGAGACACGCACAAAACTGAAAGCTTCATCGCTCAAATTTGAAGCTCAATTGAAGGAAACTTTGATGCGTGCGGGTGTTGATATGGCGGAGATTCGAACCGATCATTCGTATGTGAAACCGTTGTTGAACCTGTTTAAACGAAGAGGAGCGAAATGA
- a CDS encoding AAA domain-containing protein: MNSGMTDIKQINEMIEKESAFVNLVTMEMNKVIVGQSHMVESLLIGLLSKGHILLEGVPGLAKTLAINTLASTINAGFSRIQFTPDLLPADLVGTMIYNQKTGGFDVRKGPLFSNFILADEINRAPAKVQSALLEAMQEKQVTIGDTTFKLEEPFLVMATQNPVEQEGTYPLPEAQVDRFMLKVVITYPKKDEETLIIRQNVAGEFPKANAILHPDDIIKARDVVRQVYMDEKIEKYIVDIVFASRKPEDYNLGKLKDLISFGGSPRASIALAKAAKAFAFIKRRGYVIPEDVRAVCNDVLRHRIGLTYEAEAENITSEEIIADILNTVEVP, encoded by the coding sequence ATGAATTCAGGCATGACAGACATTAAGCAGATCAATGAGATGATCGAGAAGGAGAGTGCCTTTGTCAACTTGGTCACCATGGAAATGAACAAGGTGATCGTTGGACAGAGCCACATGGTTGAAAGCCTCCTGATCGGTCTGTTAAGCAAAGGCCACATCCTACTGGAAGGAGTTCCGGGATTGGCAAAGACACTGGCCATCAATACGCTGGCCTCCACCATCAATGCGGGTTTCAGCCGTATTCAGTTCACACCCGACCTGCTGCCGGCAGACCTCGTGGGAACCATGATCTACAACCAGAAAACGGGAGGATTCGATGTCCGCAAAGGACCATTGTTCTCCAATTTCATTCTGGCGGATGAGATCAACCGTGCTCCTGCAAAGGTTCAGAGTGCGCTGCTCGAAGCCATGCAGGAGAAACAGGTGACCATTGGCGATACGACCTTCAAATTGGAAGAACCGTTTTTGGTGATGGCCACACAGAACCCGGTGGAGCAGGAGGGAACGTACCCACTGCCCGAGGCGCAGGTTGACCGTTTTATGCTGAAGGTGGTGATCACCTACCCAAAGAAGGATGAGGAAACATTGATCATCCGTCAGAATGTGGCGGGCGAATTCCCGAAGGCGAACGCCATTCTGCATCCAGACGATATTATCAAGGCGCGTGATGTGGTCCGTCAGGTGTATATGGATGAGAAGATCGAGAAGTATATCGTGGATATCGTTTTCGCATCGCGTAAGCCAGAAGACTACAATCTTGGCAAACTGAAAGACCTTATCAGTTTCGGAGGTTCGCCACGGGCAAGTATCGCCTTGGCAAAGGCTGCGAAAGCGTTTGCTTTCATCAAGCGAAGAGGCTACGTGATTCCAGAGGATGTGCGTGCGGTATGCAATGATGTGCTTCGCCACCGCATTGGGCTTACATACGAGGCCGAAGCGGAGAACATCACTTCCGAAGAGATCATTGCCGATATTCTGAATACGGTTGAGGTGCCTTGA
- a CDS encoding DUF262 domain-containing protein codes for MEQEHIEEIKEEINDSYSNDDLYNINSWGADLSFRELITMYDEDELLKPELQRYYVWDKPEASRFIESILLGLPVPSIFLANTNDDKKLIIDGYQRIMTVFDYVKKGVWRKDGKTFKLSNTDRINERYRGKAFSELPEQDQRRIRSTTIHAIVFEQKAPNDNDTSLYQVFERINTGGRALMPQEIRNCVNQGGFNDLLFELNENPNWRTLFGKNDVDPRMRDMEFILRFLALDTDYVKDNESSNISLKKYLNEFMGNSNSQNPEIIEERRVKFNYVMQFALDHIGENAFYNITGGDETKIRKRFYPTIFDSICPAIAIAHRHFGENIPTENLEEKRLALLKDEDYKTFISEGTMQIAHIHGRINKVLNYLFGISYE; via the coding sequence ATGGAACAAGAACACATAGAAGAGATTAAAGAAGAGATAAATGACTCATACTCAAATGACGATTTATACAACATAAATTCTTGGGGAGCTGACTTATCCTTCAGAGAATTAATTACAATGTATGATGAGGACGAACTCTTAAAACCTGAACTTCAAAGGTATTATGTGTGGGACAAACCTGAGGCAAGTCGATTTATTGAATCCATTCTTTTAGGTCTTCCGGTACCAAGTATTTTTCTAGCCAACACAAATGATGATAAGAAGCTAATTATTGATGGCTATCAAAGAATCATGACGGTGTTCGACTATGTCAAAAAAGGGGTATGGCGAAAAGACGGAAAAACCTTCAAACTATCGAACACGGATAGAATCAATGAACGCTACAGAGGTAAGGCGTTCTCTGAATTGCCAGAACAAGACCAAAGACGAATAAGAAGCACTACGATACACGCTATCGTATTCGAGCAAAAAGCACCCAATGACAATGACACAAGTTTGTATCAAGTTTTTGAACGAATAAATACTGGAGGAAGAGCATTAATGCCTCAAGAAATAAGAAACTGTGTGAATCAAGGAGGCTTTAATGATTTACTATTTGAACTAAATGAAAATCCTAATTGGAGAACTCTCTTTGGTAAAAATGATGTTGACCCAAGAATGAGAGATATGGAGTTCATTCTTAGATTCTTGGCTTTAGATACTGATTATGTAAAGGATAATGAATCCTCGAACATTTCCTTGAAGAAATACTTAAATGAATTTATGGGAAATAGCAATTCTCAAAATCCAGAAATTATTGAGGAGCGTAGAGTGAAATTCAATTACGTAATGCAATTTGCTCTTGACCACATTGGAGAAAATGCCTTTTACAACATTACAGGTGGTGATGAAACCAAAATCAGAAAGAGGTTTTATCCTACGATTTTTGATTCTATTTGTCCAGCAATAGCAATTGCTCACAGACATTTTGGCGAAAATATACCTACTGAAAATCTAGAAGAAAAAAGACTTGCACTTTTAAAAGATGAGGATTATAAAACCTTCATATCAGAAGGCACCATGCAAATAGCACATATACATGGCAGAATAAACAAAGTACTCAATTACCTCTTTGGAATTAGCTATGAATAA
- a CDS encoding tungsten formylmethanofuran dehydrogenase translates to MSTLTKKKTSISTETLKKAFRLMATAKAMTTLYEANARVTSKYVHATSRGHEAIQIALGLHLKPQDFVAPYYRDDSILLSIGMQPHELMLQLLAKRDDPFSGGRTYYSHPSLRRDDMPKIPHQSSATGMQAIPTTGIAMGVQYRELMNMDAETDEKPVVVCSIGDAAITEGEVAEALQMAVLKKLPILYLVQDNEWDISASAEEIRVMDADEYGKGFKGLEILSINGSDFIESFTTIEKAFNTIRKERRPIMVHAKVPLLNHHTSGVRMDFYRTDENLKEHSKRDPFPILRKQLLDADVSEAELLTMESEATEFVAAEYEKALGFEDPKPEDLFTHVFAPTPITEEKGERAPAGKEPTVMVDSALFAIRELMEKHPECLLYGQDVGRRLGGVFREAATLAEKFGDHRVFNTPIQEAFIIGSTVGMSAAGLKPIVEVQFADYIWPGLNQLFTEVSRSCYLSNGKWPVSSILRVPIGAYGSGGPYHSSSVESVLCNIKGIKVAYPSTGADLKGLMKAAYYDPNPVVMLEHKGLYWSKIKGTEGARTIEPSEDYVLPFGKGRVALEADQAKIDAGESVCVITYGRGVYWSMNAAKHFFEGQVEVIDLRTLQPLDEELIYSTVKKHGKCVVVTEEPVSNSFAQSIAARISDTCFEYLDAPVKVVGSEDVPAIPLNSTLEATMVPSKERVGDAIRLLLDY, encoded by the coding sequence ATGTCAACCTTGACCAAAAAGAAAACCTCCATATCAACAGAAACGCTGAAGAAAGCCTTCCGCCTGATGGCAACCGCCAAGGCCATGACCACCTTGTATGAGGCGAATGCGCGTGTGACCAGCAAATACGTTCACGCGACTTCCAGAGGTCACGAGGCCATTCAGATTGCGTTGGGATTGCACCTGAAGCCTCAGGATTTTGTGGCGCCTTACTACCGCGATGACAGCATTTTGCTTTCCATCGGTATGCAGCCGCATGAGCTGATGCTGCAATTGTTGGCCAAGCGCGATGACCCGTTTTCAGGCGGTCGTACGTACTACAGCCATCCAAGCTTGAGGCGAGACGACATGCCGAAGATTCCGCATCAGAGTTCGGCAACGGGCATGCAGGCCATTCCGACCACAGGAATTGCCATGGGCGTGCAGTACCGCGAGTTGATGAACATGGATGCTGAAACGGACGAGAAACCCGTGGTGGTCTGTTCCATTGGCGATGCGGCCATTACCGAAGGAGAAGTAGCCGAAGCGCTACAAATGGCGGTGCTCAAAAAGCTGCCCATTCTGTATCTGGTTCAGGATAACGAATGGGACATTTCTGCCAGTGCAGAAGAGATTCGTGTGATGGATGCGGATGAATACGGTAAAGGATTCAAAGGGCTGGAAATACTGTCGATCAATGGAAGTGACTTTATTGAGTCATTCACTACGATTGAAAAGGCTTTCAACACCATACGTAAGGAGCGAAGACCGATCATGGTTCATGCGAAAGTGCCGTTGTTGAACCACCATACTTCGGGGGTTCGGATGGACTTTTACCGCACGGACGAAAACCTGAAAGAACACAGCAAGCGGGACCCGTTCCCGATACTCAGAAAGCAGCTTTTGGATGCCGATGTTTCGGAAGCCGAACTGCTGACCATGGAATCGGAAGCAACGGAATTCGTAGCTGCCGAATACGAGAAAGCACTGGGTTTTGAAGACCCGAAACCCGAAGACCTGTTCACCCATGTTTTCGCCCCGACTCCGATAACCGAAGAGAAAGGCGAACGCGCCCCAGCGGGCAAGGAACCTACCGTGATGGTGGACAGCGCCCTTTTCGCCATTCGCGAATTGATGGAAAAGCACCCCGAATGTCTGCTCTACGGACAGGACGTAGGCAGAAGATTGGGCGGTGTATTCCGTGAGGCCGCCACGTTGGCCGAGAAGTTCGGGGACCACCGTGTGTTCAACACGCCTATTCAGGAAGCGTTCATCATCGGTTCTACGGTGGGGATGAGTGCGGCAGGGCTGAAACCCATTGTGGAAGTTCAGTTTGCCGATTACATCTGGCCAGGATTGAACCAGCTGTTCACGGAGGTGAGCCGCTCGTGCTACCTGAGTAACGGCAAATGGCCTGTAAGCAGCATTCTGCGCGTGCCTATTGGCGCGTATGGCAGCGGTGGCCCGTATCACTCTTCGAGTGTGGAGAGCGTGCTGTGCAACATCAAAGGCATCAAGGTGGCGTACCCGAGTACGGGTGCCGACCTGAAAGGACTGATGAAAGCCGCCTATTACGACCCGAATCCAGTGGTGATGCTGGAGCACAAAGGCCTGTATTGGAGTAAGATAAAAGGCACGGAAGGCGCGCGTACCATTGAACCGAGCGAAGATTACGTGCTGCCCTTCGGGAAAGGAAGGGTGGCGCTGGAAGCAGACCAAGCAAAAATTGATGCAGGCGAAAGCGTGTGCGTCATCACCTATGGCCGCGGGGTGTATTGGAGCATGAATGCTGCCAAGCATTTCTTTGAAGGGCAGGTAGAGGTGATAGACCTGCGTACACTACAGCCGCTGGATGAAGAACTCATTTACAGCACCGTGAAGAAGCACGGCAAGTGTGTGGTGGTAACGGAAGAACCCGTTTCCAACTCGTTTGCACAGAGCATTGCGGCCCGTATCTCCGATACCTGTTTCGAATACTTGGATGCCCCTGTAAAAGTGGTGGGCTCAGAAGATGTGCCTGCCATACCGCTCAACTCTACCTTAGAGGCTACCATGGTGCCAAGCAAGGAGCGGGTAGGGGACGCCATCCGATTGTTATTGGATTATTGA
- a CDS encoding enoyl-CoA hydratase/isomerase family protein — protein sequence MSENVIDQGGVDISVDERGVATIEFFHPLSNSLPGKVLRKLAQTIEDAGKDQNVKVIVLKSAGEKAFCAGASFDELVSINDLETGKVFFSGFAGVINAIRKAPKFVLCRVQGKAVGGGVGVASAADYTFGTKHAAVKLSELAIGIGPFVVGPAVEKKIGNSAFSQMSIDATTWYSAEWAREKGLYTSIHETAEEMDAAIDELADKLSKSNPEAMALLKGVFWEGTEHWEQLLSERAEMSGRLVLSDFTRNAIAKFKKGER from the coding sequence ATGAGTGAAAATGTGATCGATCAGGGAGGTGTTGACATCTCCGTAGATGAACGTGGTGTTGCAACCATTGAGTTCTTTCATCCACTTAGCAATTCACTGCCAGGCAAGGTGTTGCGCAAATTGGCGCAGACCATTGAGGATGCTGGCAAGGATCAAAACGTGAAGGTGATCGTGCTGAAAAGCGCAGGCGAGAAAGCCTTCTGTGCAGGTGCTTCATTCGATGAGTTGGTTTCAATCAATGACCTCGAAACGGGAAAGGTATTTTTCTCTGGTTTTGCGGGCGTCATCAATGCCATTCGTAAAGCACCAAAGTTTGTGCTGTGCAGAGTACAAGGAAAAGCCGTTGGCGGTGGAGTAGGTGTGGCATCCGCAGCTGATTATACTTTCGGAACGAAACACGCAGCGGTGAAGCTCAGCGAATTGGCCATCGGCATCGGCCCGTTTGTGGTTGGACCAGCCGTGGAGAAGAAGATCGGCAATTCGGCTTTCAGTCAGATGAGCATTGATGCCACCACGTGGTATTCGGCAGAGTGGGCCAGAGAGAAAGGACTGTACACCAGCATTCACGAAACCGCTGAAGAAATGGATGCTGCCATTGATGAATTGGCCGATAAGCTATCCAAGAGCAACCCAGAAGCAATGGCGCTTTTAAAAGGCGTGTTCTGGGAAGGAACCGAGCATTGGGAACAATTGCTTTCTGAACGTGCGGAAATGAGCGGTCGTTTGGTGCTGTCGGACTTTACGCGGAATGCGATTGCTAAGTTTAAGAAGGGGGAGAGATAA